One window of the Mycobacterium sp. SVM_VP21 genome contains the following:
- a CDS encoding alpha/beta hydrolase — protein MNFPEWRERPAQTYFGPASWQARVLAMAAAIFLRTSIAVLTLVGMVVNRFWPAGLQRARLDLIDQPMRYIRALPGTEVTPERLTDCPAEWVVAPAARDSDRVIVYFHGSALVTLGLNSHRRFASKLSHATGAKVFNVGYRLAPLAGIDEAVADGLCAYRRVLDAGFTADHIVVAGDSAGGLMAVNTALAARDAGLPAPAGQVLMSPLTSSDMEIKREAARTHRDPFFPFMAFMFIYRVFATVNGTRELPVMPPEAELRGLGPFLLQVGNNEMLRNDTFVLADKLTAVGVPNWVQVWDRALHMFQLTFDFNPDARRAVVEIADFIDYATATAPSDTGSAPVSGEIA, from the coding sequence GTGAACTTTCCGGAATGGCGTGAACGACCGGCTCAGACGTATTTCGGCCCGGCGTCCTGGCAGGCCCGAGTGCTGGCTATGGCAGCGGCGATCTTTTTGCGCACTTCGATCGCAGTGCTGACGTTGGTCGGCATGGTCGTCAACCGGTTCTGGCCCGCCGGGTTGCAGCGGGCACGCTTGGACCTCATCGACCAACCGATGCGCTACATCCGGGCACTGCCGGGCACCGAGGTGACACCGGAGCGGTTGACCGACTGTCCGGCGGAGTGGGTGGTGGCACCGGCGGCTCGCGACTCCGATCGAGTGATCGTCTACTTCCACGGTTCGGCCCTGGTGACGCTGGGCCTCAATTCCCACCGCCGCTTTGCCAGCAAGCTCTCGCACGCCACCGGCGCCAAGGTTTTCAATGTCGGTTACCGCCTGGCACCGTTGGCCGGTATCGACGAGGCCGTCGCCGACGGTCTGTGCGCCTACCGTCGCGTACTGGACGCGGGGTTCACCGCGGATCACATTGTGGTGGCGGGCGATTCGGCCGGCGGGCTGATGGCGGTGAACACCGCCTTGGCCGCACGCGATGCCGGGCTGCCGGCGCCGGCAGGCCAAGTGTTGATGTCGCCGCTGACGTCGTCGGACATGGAGATCAAACGTGAGGCCGCGCGCACCCACCGCGACCCGTTCTTCCCGTTCATGGCCTTCATGTTCATCTATCGGGTGTTCGCCACCGTGAACGGCACCCGTGAGCTTCCGGTGATGCCGCCGGAGGCAGAGCTGCGCGGGCTCGGACCGTTCCTGCTACAGGTCGGCAACAACGAGATGCTGCGCAACGACACCTTCGTGCTGGCCGACAAACTGACCGCCGTGGGCGTGCCGAACTGGGTTCAGGTCTGGGACCGTGCGTTGCACATGTTCCAGCTCACCTTCGACTTCAACCCCGACGCCCGCCGAGCCGTCGTCGAGATCGCCGACTTCATCGACTACGCGACGGCGACCGCACCGAGCGATACCGGCTCCGCGCCCGTCAGCGGCGAGATCGCCTAA
- a CDS encoding sigma 54-interacting transcriptional regulator: protein MVTAPHTPHDLPKTLGELRAAGHRERGVKQEIAENLLARLGDGDDAAAIWPGIFGFEDTVLPQLERALIAGHDIVLLGERGQGKTRLLRALIELLDEWTPVIAGAELGEHPYSPITPESIRQASELGDDLPVAWRHRSERYTEKLATPDTSVADLVGDIDPIKVAEGRSLGDPETIAYGLIPRAHRGVVAVNELPDLAERIQVAMLNVMEERDIQVRGYTLRLPLDVLVVASANPEDYTNRGRIITPLKDRFGAEIRTHYPLELDAEVGVIAQEAHLSAQVPDYLLAVLARFARYLRESRSVDQRSGVSARFAIAAAETVAASARHRGAVLGETDPVARVVDLSTIVDVLRGKLEFESGEEGREQAVLEHLLRRATADTASRALGGIDVGPLVAAVEDATVTTGERISAKAVLAALPDLPVIDAIAQRLGAESDGERAAALELALEALYLAKRIDKTSDEGETVYG from the coding sequence GTGGTGACCGCGCCGCATACCCCGCACGATCTGCCCAAGACCCTCGGTGAGCTGCGTGCTGCCGGCCACCGTGAGAGGGGGGTCAAACAGGAGATCGCCGAGAACCTGTTGGCCCGGCTCGGCGACGGTGACGACGCCGCAGCCATCTGGCCCGGCATCTTCGGGTTCGAGGACACCGTGCTGCCGCAACTCGAGCGTGCGCTGATCGCCGGTCACGACATCGTGCTGCTGGGGGAGCGCGGCCAGGGCAAGACCCGGCTGTTGCGTGCGTTGATCGAATTGCTCGACGAGTGGACCCCGGTGATCGCCGGCGCTGAGCTTGGTGAGCACCCGTATTCGCCGATCACGCCCGAGTCGATTCGCCAAGCCAGCGAGCTCGGCGACGACCTTCCGGTGGCTTGGCGGCACCGCAGCGAGCGCTACACCGAGAAGCTGGCCACCCCCGACACCAGCGTCGCCGACCTGGTCGGCGACATCGACCCGATCAAGGTGGCCGAAGGCCGGAGTCTGGGTGACCCCGAGACCATCGCCTACGGGCTGATCCCGCGAGCGCACCGCGGCGTGGTCGCGGTTAACGAACTCCCCGACCTCGCCGAGCGCATCCAGGTGGCGATGCTCAACGTGATGGAGGAGCGCGACATCCAGGTGCGCGGCTACACGTTGCGGCTGCCGCTGGACGTGTTGGTGGTCGCCAGCGCCAACCCGGAGGACTACACCAACCGCGGCCGCATCATCACCCCGCTCAAGGACCGCTTCGGCGCCGAGATTCGCACCCACTATCCGCTGGAACTCGACGCCGAGGTCGGCGTGATCGCGCAAGAGGCGCACCTGAGCGCGCAGGTGCCCGACTACCTGCTGGCGGTGCTGGCCCGATTCGCCCGCTACCTGCGGGAGTCCCGCTCGGTCGACCAGCGCTCCGGCGTCTCGGCACGCTTCGCGATCGCCGCTGCCGAGACGGTCGCGGCCTCGGCGCGCCACCGCGGCGCGGTGCTGGGCGAAACCGACCCGGTGGCTCGGGTAGTGGACCTGAGCACGATCGTCGACGTGCTGCGCGGCAAGCTGGAATTCGAGTCCGGCGAGGAGGGCCGCGAGCAGGCAGTGCTGGAGCACCTGTTGCGCCGGGCCACCGCGGATACCGCATCGCGGGCACTGGGCGGGATCGACGTGGGACCGCTGGTGGCGGCGGTCGAGGACGCGACAGTGACGACGGGAGAGCGGATTTCGGCCAAAGCTGTGCTGGCGGCACTGCCGGATCTTCCGGTGATCGACGCCATCGCGCAGCGCCTGGGTGCCGAATCCGACGGCGAACGCGCCGCGGCACTTGAGTTGGCCTTGGAAGCACTGTATTTGGCCAAGCGCATCGACAAGACCTCCGACGAGGGCGAAACCGTCTATGGCTAA
- a CDS encoding VWA domain-containing protein: MAKSFSSHAHRYSAYSGGPDPLAPPVDLAEALEEIGRDVMEGTSPRRALQELLRRGTKNLTGADQLAAEAQRRRRELLRRNNLDGTLAEVKKLLDEAVLAERKELARALDDDARFAEMQIEGLSPSPAKAVQELADYNWRSSEARESYEKIKDLLGREMLDQRFAGMKQALEGATDADRQRVTDMLDDLNNLLDKHSQGKDTPQDFQQFMDRHGEFFPENPQNVEELLDSLAKRAAAAQRFRNSLSGEQRAELDALAEQAFGSPALQQALGRLDAHLQAARPGEDWSGSSEFSGNNPLGMGEGAQALADIAELEQLAEQLSQAYPGASMDDVDLEALARQLGGQAAIDARTLAELERALLNQGFLDRSSDGQWRLSPKAMRRLGETALRDVARQLSGRRGERDHRRAGAAGELTGATRPWQFGDTEPWNVTRTLTNTVLRQVAGGSARLDGGEAKLGPPHEPEPGTAATRGRLSISVEDVEVSETETRTQSAVALLVDTSFSMVMDNRWLPMKRTALALNHLISTRFRSDALQIIAFGRYARTVTAAELTGLEGVYEQGTNLHHALALASRHLRRHPNAQPVVLVVTDGEPTAHLEDYEGRGTTGPSVFFDYPPHPRTIAHTVRGFDDVARLGAQVTIFRLGDDPGLARFIDQVARRVQGRVVVPELDGLGAAVVGDYLRSRRR; this comes from the coding sequence ATGGCTAAATCTTTTTCGAGCCACGCTCACCGCTACTCGGCCTACAGCGGTGGGCCGGATCCGCTGGCGCCGCCGGTCGATCTGGCCGAGGCGCTGGAGGAGATCGGCCGCGACGTCATGGAGGGGACGTCACCGCGGCGAGCGCTGCAAGAGTTGCTGCGCCGGGGCACCAAGAACCTGACCGGAGCCGATCAGCTGGCTGCCGAGGCGCAACGACGGCGACGGGAATTGTTGCGCCGCAACAACTTGGACGGAACTCTGGCCGAGGTCAAGAAGCTGCTCGACGAAGCGGTGCTTGCCGAACGCAAAGAACTGGCCCGCGCGCTCGACGACGACGCCCGCTTCGCCGAGATGCAGATCGAGGGGTTGTCGCCGTCGCCGGCCAAAGCGGTACAGGAGCTGGCCGACTACAACTGGCGCAGCAGCGAAGCCCGGGAATCCTACGAGAAGATCAAGGACCTGCTCGGCCGCGAGATGCTCGACCAGCGTTTCGCCGGCATGAAGCAGGCGTTGGAAGGCGCCACCGACGCCGACCGGCAACGGGTCACCGACATGCTCGACGACCTCAACAACTTGCTGGACAAGCACTCTCAGGGAAAAGACACACCGCAGGACTTCCAGCAGTTCATGGACCGCCACGGCGAGTTCTTCCCGGAGAACCCGCAAAACGTCGAGGAACTGCTGGATTCGCTGGCCAAGCGGGCGGCGGCCGCGCAGCGCTTCCGCAACAGCCTTTCTGGCGAGCAGCGTGCGGAGCTGGATGCGTTGGCGGAGCAGGCATTCGGCTCTCCGGCGTTGCAGCAGGCACTGGGACGTCTCGACGCACACTTGCAGGCGGCGCGGCCGGGTGAGGACTGGAGCGGATCGTCGGAGTTCTCCGGCAACAATCCGCTCGGCATGGGTGAGGGCGCTCAGGCCCTTGCCGATATCGCCGAGCTTGAGCAGTTGGCCGAGCAGCTCTCGCAGGCCTATCCCGGCGCGAGCATGGACGACGTCGACCTCGAGGCGCTGGCCCGCCAGCTCGGCGGCCAGGCCGCCATCGACGCGCGGACCCTGGCCGAGCTGGAACGCGCGTTGCTCAATCAGGGATTCCTGGACCGCAGCTCGGACGGTCAGTGGCGACTGTCGCCCAAGGCGATGCGCCGGCTCGGCGAGACCGCGCTGCGCGATGTGGCGCGGCAACTTTCGGGACGCCGCGGCGAACGCGATCACCGTCGGGCAGGGGCGGCCGGCGAATTGACCGGGGCGACCCGGCCCTGGCAGTTCGGCGACACCGAGCCATGGAACGTCACCCGGACCCTGACCAACACGGTGCTGCGGCAAGTCGCCGGCGGTTCAGCGAGGCTCGACGGAGGAGAGGCGAAGCTGGGACCGCCGCATGAACCTGAACCCGGCACCGCCGCCACCCGCGGTCGGCTGTCGATCAGCGTGGAGGACGTCGAGGTCTCCGAGACCGAGACCCGCACCCAGTCCGCCGTTGCGCTGCTGGTGGACACGTCGTTCTCGATGGTGATGGACAACCGTTGGCTGCCGATGAAGCGCACCGCACTGGCGTTGAACCACCTGATTAGCACCCGGTTCCGTTCAGATGCGTTGCAGATCATCGCGTTCGGCCGCTATGCACGCACGGTGACGGCCGCAGAGCTGACCGGCCTGGAAGGTGTCTACGAGCAGGGCACCAATCTGCACCATGCGCTGGCGCTGGCCAGTCGGCACCTGCGCCGCCACCCCAACGCCCAGCCGGTGGTGCTGGTGGTCACCGACGGGGAACCGACGGCGCACTTGGAGGACTATGAGGGCCGCGGGACGACGGGCCCGTCGGTGTTCTTTGATTACCCGCCACACCCGCGGACCATTGCGCACACCGTGCGGGGCTTCGATGACGTCGCTCGGCTTGGTGCCCAGGTGACGATCTTCCGGCTCGGGGATGATCCCGGGCTGGCCCGCTTCATCGACCAGGTGGCGCGTCGGGTCCAGGGCCGAGTGGTGGTGCCCGAACTCGACGGGCTGGGCGCGGCCGTGGTCGGGGATTACCTGAGGTCGCGCCGCCGTTGA
- a CDS encoding TIGR03619 family F420-dependent LLM class oxidoreductase — translation MRFMILLPNCMQVAALSQSWEKEVAGRDIAGVTAAAEGLGYSMVVLPEHFLIPTAHRELSGDHYFEASTAQAFIAGATSTITVGSMVTILPLHHPVVIAKAIATLDWFSGGRSLVTFGVGWLKEEYDAMGVPFHLRGRMADEYLEAINELWMSESPCMEGEFVSFDNVAFGPKPARRPTVWIGGDADAALRRAARFGDGWAPWLTKPTDLPARIDYLRSQPGFDDRPFAVSYSLAGLNIGEGHAVVSDPGSRIGESAEQIIDSCGRLTELGVTHTWVNPPALAGLDAYLDHMRWVAQEVIPKAQ, via the coding sequence CCAATTGCATGCAGGTAGCCGCCCTGAGCCAGTCGTGGGAGAAGGAGGTCGCCGGTCGCGACATTGCCGGTGTGACAGCGGCGGCAGAAGGATTGGGGTATTCGATGGTCGTACTCCCGGAGCACTTCCTGATCCCTACCGCGCACCGCGAACTGTCCGGCGATCACTACTTCGAGGCCAGCACCGCTCAAGCTTTCATCGCGGGCGCCACCTCGACGATCACCGTCGGGTCGATGGTCACCATCCTGCCGCTGCATCATCCGGTCGTCATCGCCAAGGCGATTGCCACCCTGGACTGGTTCAGCGGCGGTCGATCGCTCGTGACATTCGGCGTCGGCTGGCTCAAAGAGGAGTACGACGCCATGGGAGTTCCCTTCCACTTGCGGGGTCGCATGGCCGATGAGTACTTGGAGGCGATCAACGAACTCTGGATGAGCGAATCACCCTGTATGGAAGGGGAATTCGTGAGCTTCGATAACGTGGCATTCGGCCCGAAGCCCGCACGCAGGCCGACGGTCTGGATCGGCGGCGACGCCGACGCCGCGCTGCGCAGAGCGGCCAGATTCGGAGACGGTTGGGCACCCTGGCTCACCAAACCCACCGATCTTCCCGCGCGGATCGACTACCTCCGCTCACAGCCGGGCTTCGACGACCGGCCGTTCGCCGTCTCCTACAGCCTCGCCGGATTGAACATCGGCGAAGGACACGCCGTCGTCAGCGACCCCGGTTCGCGAATCGGCGAATCCGCCGAACAGATCATCGACAGCTGCGGCAGGCTGACGGAACTCGGAGTCACCCACACCTGGGTCAACCCGCCGGCCCTCGCGGGGCTCGACGCCTACCTCGATCACATGCGGTGGGTGGCCCAGGAGGTGATACCCAAGGCCCAATAG